The Verrucomicrobiota bacterium DNA segment ACGAGAATTGCAGGCCCGAGAAGCGGTATGCCATCAGTTGAGGGTGGGGCGAGGCTCCAATGCCATCGAAGAAAGGCCCCGCAGCAGCGTCGCCCCACCGTCGATAACTGAGGGGACGGGGCAATCGCATTGCATTGGTGCAGTGCTTGTCATACGATGATTGCATGAAAACACTCACCGTGCGCCTGCCAGAGAAGCTTGTGGCCGAGATCGAAGCCGAATCACAATTGCGCCGCGTCTCGAAGTCCGGCGTGATTCGAGATCGCCTGCAAAACGGGCCAACGGGGGTCAATCGCAAGACGTCGAGTACGTTGGACCTTATTTCGGACCTGATCGGCTCGGTCGAAGGGCTCCCGCCGGACTTGAGCGCGCGAAAGAAGAAATATTTGAAAGTTTCAGGTTAATTTCCGCATCTATCGGCGTCACAGCCGCCAGGTCATCCCGTGCCTGCTGCCCTGAAACTGACAAATGAAAAGCCGCTATTCCAAACTGGCCATCCTCAGCCTGCTCGCGGGACTTGCCGGATTCTTGCTCGCGCTGGCGCCTGCGCCCTTTCCCAAGTTGATTTCGGTTCCGCTCGGTTTCATGGCGGCCTTGATGGCCGGATTGGCGAGTTGGTCGATTCGGCGGGCGGCTGGATTGAGGCGCGGCCGGCGTCTGGCAGGTCTGGGCGCAACGTTCGGCGTTCTCGCCGCGATGCTCGGCATCCTCGGAATCCTGGCGTTCATTCGAAAGGAATTCCATCGAGCCCAACGCCAGCAACAGGCCTGGAACCAGCCCGCGCCGACCGTCGAAATACCGGCCCCGGCCCCCGCTTTGGCAGCGAAGCCCGCGGCGAATTTCACCTCCAATCTGCCCATCGTCGTCCTGCAGGCCTTCGGCCAATCCATTTCGCGTCATGCGGAAACGCTGGTGCGGGCGCGATGCTTCGACACGGGAAACGGGCGCGCTTCCCTCGACGCCCCGCCGGATTACGATGGGCTGGGAACGATCAATTTGCGCGGGAACACTTCGCTGCACTTGCCGAAGCGATCGTTCACCTTCCACATGGTGAACAGCCAGACCAACCAGATCAAAGTGCCGCTGCTCGGTCTGCCCAAAGAAGAAGATTGGGTGCTCTACGCGCCTTACGAAGACAAGACGTTGATGCGCGATGTGCTCGCGTTTGAGCTCGTCCGCAAGATGGGGCGTTACGCGCCGCGCACTCGTTTCATTGAACTGTTCCTGACCTCCTCGGACGGCCCGGTCTCCATGAGCCATTACGCCGGCATTTATGTGCTGGTGGAAAAAATCAAACGCGGCAAGGACCGGGTGGACATCGCGAAGCTGGAGCCGGAACATCTGTCGGAACCCGAGATCACGGGCGGCTACATCCTCAAGCGCGACCACGGTGATCGCGACGGGAGAAGATTCAATACCGCGCACGGCGGCCCCTACTTCTACGTCTATCCGAAAGCGGAAGACATCACCGCCGAACAGAGATCGTGGTTGACGCGTTACTTCAATGCGTTCGAAGAAGCGCTCTACGGCGAAAATCTCCAGGACCCGCGAACGGGCTACGCCGCGTATCTCGATGTGGCGTCGTTCATCGACATGCACTGGCTAATCGAAGCGACGAAGAACGTGGACGGCTTCCGTTACAGCGCTTTTCTGACCAAAGATCGAGGCGGCAAACTCAGACCGGAGCCGCCCTGGGATTGGAATCGTTCCTTCGGCAATGCGAATTATTACGGCGGGGACGAAACGCACGGCTGGTATTCGTCCAACCTCCGCCCCACTGAAATCTCATGGTACCACCGATTGCGCGAAGATCCCGCATTTGCCCAACGCTGCGCCGCGCGCTGGGTTTACCTCCGCAAAGACATTTTCGATCCCAAGAAAGTCCAGGCGCGCATCGACGAAATCGCGGCTCTGCTGGATGAAGCGCAGGAACGGAATTTCAAACGTTGGCCCGTGCTCGGCCAGCACGTCACCTGCAATCACTACGTCGGCGACTCCTACGAGGACGAAGTGCGCTGGATGAAGAAGTGGATCGAGCGCCGCATCGCGTGGATCGACAGTCAGGTCGCCGGCGCCAGGAGTTTG contains these protein-coding regions:
- a CDS encoding ribbon-helix-helix protein, CopG family, which translates into the protein MKTLTVRLPEKLVAEIEAESQLRRVSKSGVIRDRLQNGPTGVNRKTSSTLDLISDLIGSVEGLPPDLSARKKKYLKVSG